The window CCCACGCCCTACAACCTGGTCGGCGGCGCCGCTATCGTGGCCAGGAACAGCGGCATCACCAAATGGGAAGACTTGCGCGGCAAGGTGGCCTGCGTCTCGCAAGGCAGCAACTTCGCGCGGCCGTTGCAGGAAACCTACGGCGCCGTGGTCAAGGGCCTGAAGGGCATTCCGGAATCGCTGCTGGCGCTCAAGGGCGGCACCTGCGCGGCCTCGGTGCACATCCAGCCGGCGATGGTGCAGACGCTGACCGGCGCCAGCGCCGCCGAGTGGAAAGACTTCCGCCTGGCCACCGACGACCAGCTGATCCCGTCGCCCACCGTGGTCTGGACGCGCCGCAACGAGGCCGACACCCAGGCCTATGTCGACCGGGTGATCCAGGACTGGCACAAGGCCGGCACCCTGGTGGCGCTGTCCGCCAGGTATGGCGTGCCGGATGCCTACTTCAAGGCCGCCAACGCGAAAGCGCAGCAAGGCAAGTTCGACCGGGCGCCTTTCGAGGCCGACGCGAAGTGAAGCTTTGCCGCGTCCTGCCCCACCCGTTCGGGCTGAGCCTGTCGAAGCGCCTGGTGAGGGCAAGTGCGGCTTCGACAGGCTCAGCCCGAACGGGGAGCAGAAGGCACTTCGACAAGCTCAGTG of the Rhodoferax koreense genome contains:
- a CDS encoding transporter substrate-binding domain-containing protein, which encodes MKLTLISKTALLLALLGAMASTAHADATLDKIKQRGKLSVGVDAPEPPFGLLDTATGKVGGFQTDLARDIARRLGVELETVPVHASTRVQFLQAGKVDLLIANIQWTQERSEILSFAPTPYNLVGGAAIVARNSGITKWEDLRGKVACVSQGSNFARPLQETYGAVVKGLKGIPESLLALKGGTCAASVHIQPAMVQTLTGASAAEWKDFRLATDDQLIPSPTVVWTRRNEADTQAYVDRVIQDWHKAGTLVALSARYGVPDAYFKAANAKAQQGKFDRAPFEADAK